In a single window of the Mesorhizobium shangrilense genome:
- a CDS encoding type II secretion system F family protein — MGNGLFVIYAAVGLTAIMIAEAVYLLVSSSADRREAINRRMKLQEKSLTQEQVLIQLRKERGLDGSRSIFSPAGFRALRTQSGLTTPLPQFLLKTSGVALAVVVLATWKGLSTAYAAAAFPVLCFVFPLMAMKYLLKRRHKMFGMQLPEAIELITRGLKAGHPVPVAIAMVAREMPDPIGTEFGVIADEVTYGSDLVSALQNLFERVGHEDLPLFVTAVSIQSTTGGNLREILDGLATVIRERGKLRRKVRAISTEGRMSAYILTAVPALLFAAITVLMPNYYADIWDEPLTWYLLISSIAWLMLGNAMMFKMANFRF; from the coding sequence ATGGGTAACGGTCTCTTCGTCATCTACGCCGCTGTCGGCCTCACCGCGATCATGATCGCGGAGGCGGTCTATCTGCTTGTCTCCAGCAGCGCCGACCGGCGTGAGGCGATCAACCGGCGCATGAAGCTCCAGGAAAAGAGCCTCACGCAGGAACAGGTGCTGATCCAGCTGCGCAAGGAGAGGGGTCTCGACGGCAGTCGATCGATCTTCTCGCCTGCCGGCTTCCGCGCCTTGCGAACGCAATCGGGGCTGACGACGCCGCTCCCGCAGTTCCTGCTGAAGACGTCGGGCGTGGCCCTTGCGGTCGTAGTTCTCGCGACCTGGAAGGGCCTGTCGACGGCTTATGCGGCGGCCGCCTTTCCCGTGCTTTGCTTCGTCTTCCCGCTCATGGCAATGAAGTATCTCCTCAAACGCCGCCACAAGATGTTCGGCATGCAGCTGCCGGAGGCTATTGAGCTGATCACCCGCGGCCTGAAGGCGGGGCATCCGGTGCCGGTGGCGATCGCTATGGTGGCGCGCGAAATGCCGGACCCGATCGGCACAGAATTCGGCGTCATCGCCGACGAGGTGACTTATGGCTCTGACCTGGTCTCGGCGCTGCAAAACCTGTTCGAGCGCGTCGGCCACGAGGATCTGCCGCTGTTCGTCACGGCGGTCTCGATCCAGAGCACCACCGGAGGCAACCTGCGCGAGATACTGGACGGCCTGGCGACGGTCATCCGGGAGCGCGGCAAGCTGCGCCGCAAGGTACGCGCCATTTCGACGGAAGGCCGCATGTCTGCCTACATCCTGACCGCGGTGCCGGCGCTCCTCTTTGCCGCGATCACCGTGCTGATGCCGAACTACTACGCGGACATCTGGGACGAACCTCTGACCTGGTATCTCCTGATCAGCTCGATCGCGTGGCTGATGCTGGGCAACGCCATGATGTTCAAGATGGCCAATTTCAGGTTCTAG
- a CDS encoding type II secretion system F family protein — METLVALVSSSAASTLMLPIAVLMLLAGGVVLAWPLLAGGEARNEVKRRLKLEEIKAAAKAEPTPEKSGAAMVHERALKTTQEFYSKSDPENVARLRMKLIQAGYMNPNAVGNYFLIRFAMFFGLALAAFLLERWLGRDASTMSRWTFVVMAGGAGYFATGLVLAGRIRSKVREYRNGFPDFMDLMIVCSDAGMSMEAGIERVSKELALTYPSLSQNLQLVSLELRAGRRLDDALRSLSERLNLDEVRSFATLLQQSRELGTSLSGALRVFSDEMRHKRMSLAEEKAHALPAKMSVPVTVCILPVVLMIAIIPIIVKLNMLE, encoded by the coding sequence ATGGAAACCCTGGTCGCCCTCGTTTCCTCTTCGGCCGCCTCGACGCTGATGCTGCCGATTGCCGTGCTGATGCTACTTGCCGGCGGCGTCGTCCTGGCGTGGCCCCTGCTGGCCGGGGGCGAGGCGCGCAACGAAGTGAAGCGGCGGCTCAAGCTCGAGGAGATAAAGGCGGCCGCGAAGGCCGAGCCGACCCCGGAAAAGTCCGGCGCCGCAATGGTGCACGAGCGGGCGCTGAAGACCACGCAGGAGTTCTATTCCAAGAGTGACCCGGAGAACGTGGCCCGACTGAGGATGAAGCTCATCCAGGCCGGCTACATGAATCCGAACGCCGTGGGCAACTACTTCCTCATCCGTTTCGCGATGTTCTTCGGCCTTGCGCTCGCCGCTTTCCTGCTGGAGCGCTGGCTGGGCCGTGACGCCTCGACGATGAGCCGCTGGACCTTCGTCGTCATGGCCGGCGGCGCCGGCTATTTCGCGACCGGTCTGGTCCTCGCCGGACGCATCCGCTCCAAAGTGCGTGAATACCGCAACGGCTTTCCGGACTTCATGGATCTGATGATCGTCTGTTCGGACGCCGGCATGAGCATGGAGGCTGGCATCGAGCGTGTGTCGAAGGAACTGGCGCTGACCTATCCCTCGCTCAGCCAGAACCTGCAGCTCGTCTCGCTCGAGCTCCGCGCGGGCCGCCGCCTGGACGATGCGCTGAGATCATTGTCGGAGCGGCTGAACCTTGATGAGGTCCGCTCTTTCGCGACGCTGCTGCAGCAGTCGAGGGAACTCGGCACCAGTCTCTCGGGAGCGTTGCGCGTGTTCTCGGACGAGATGCGCCACAAGCGCATGTCGCTCGCCGAGGAGAAGGCTCATGCGCTGCCGGCGAAGATGTCGGTGCCGGTCACGGTATGTATTCTTCCGGTCGTCCTGATGATCGCGATCATCCCGATCATCGTGAAGCTCAACATGCTCGAATAG
- a CDS encoding type II toxin-antitoxin system RelE/ParE family toxin, with product MIEVRRTAAYDAWFAELRDLNARARINARIRRLSLGNLGDTKSLGGGIHELRIDYGPGYRVYFVNREGTIVVLLCGGDKRTQNRDIANARSLASLLRD from the coding sequence GTGATCGAAGTTCGGCGAACCGCTGCGTATGACGCCTGGTTCGCCGAGCTTCGCGATCTCAATGCGCGTGCTCGCATCAACGCCCGGATACGCCGTTTGTCGCTCGGGAACCTCGGCGACACGAAATCTCTTGGCGGTGGCATTCACGAATTGAGGATCGACTATGGTCCCGGCTATCGCGTGTATTTTGTCAATCGGGAAGGAACAATTGTCGTGTTGCTCTGTGGCGGCGACAAGCGGACCCAGAACCGGGACATTGCGAACGCGCGGTCCCTCGCCTCACTGTTGCGGGATTGA
- the gcvP gene encoding aminomethyl-transferring glycine dehydrogenase, with protein sequence MSDILPFFSRHIGPRPSDLRSMLATLGVPSVETLISQTVPKSIRLDRPLRLPEPSTEHQALAELSAKMADNVVLKSFVGAGYHGTLVPPVIQRNLFENPAWYTAYTPYQAEISQGRLELLFHFQTLIAELTGLPVASASLLDEATAVAEAIGIAFRHHREKRTQIALAGALHPQTLDVARTRAEPLGITVDGNEITEDTAALVVSWPDTFGVYGNHADLIQKAKAAGALVIFVADPLALTISDSPAKLGADIACGSMQRFGVPMGFGGPHAAYCAVSEKLTRLMPGRLVGQSVDAHGRPGYRLALQTREQHIRRDKATSNICTAQALLANMAVSYAIWHGPEALKAIARQVHALAERLAAGLRAAGVKVDGNHRFDTVTVTVKGKAKDIAAAAEKNGRLLRLIDEDRIGISFDEASTEEDLQAVAALFDAKTPAEVTRTTPGSVRGKEFMTQPVFHENRSETDMMRFLRRLADKDLALDRTMIPLGSCTMKLNAAAKMMPVSWPSIANLHPFSPKAHSKGYRSMIADLEEWLGEITGFDAVSLQPNAGSQGEFAGLLAIRRYHQARGDAARDICLIPSSAHGTNPASAAMAGMRVVVVKCTDAGDVDVEDLKAKAAEHADDLAALMMTYPSTHGVFEEGVREICKVIHDHGGQVYLDGANLNALVGLARLGDLGGDVCHMNLHKTFCIPHGGGGPGVGPIGVKKHLAPYIPGHEAEGSDHAVSAAPFGSASILPITWMYIRMMGAAGLKQATEIAILNANYIATKLSAHYPVLYSGKQGRVAHECILDTRVFKERGGISVEDVAKRLIDYGFHAPTMSWPVAGTLMVEPTESEPKRELDRFCDAMILIAREVDRVARGDWPKEDNPLVNAPHTAAEALAAEWKHPYSRLEAAYPAGDGVTMVKYWPPVSRIDNVAGDRNLVCACPPMSDYLGAAE encoded by the coding sequence ATGAGCGACATTCTGCCTTTCTTTTCGCGCCACATCGGCCCGCGTCCGAGCGACCTCAGGTCGATGCTGGCCACGCTCGGCGTTCCATCGGTCGAGACGCTGATCTCGCAGACGGTGCCAAAGTCGATCCGGCTCGACCGGCCGCTGCGGCTGCCCGAGCCGTCGACCGAACATCAGGCCCTCGCGGAGCTTTCCGCCAAGATGGCAGACAATGTCGTTCTCAAGAGCTTTGTGGGCGCAGGCTACCACGGCACCCTGGTTCCGCCGGTCATCCAGCGAAATCTGTTCGAGAACCCCGCCTGGTACACGGCCTATACGCCTTACCAGGCCGAGATCAGCCAGGGCCGGCTGGAGCTGCTGTTCCACTTCCAGACGCTGATCGCGGAACTGACCGGGCTGCCCGTCGCGTCCGCTTCGCTGCTCGATGAGGCAACCGCCGTCGCCGAGGCGATCGGCATCGCGTTCCGGCATCATCGCGAGAAGCGCACGCAGATTGCGCTTGCCGGAGCGCTCCACCCGCAGACGCTCGACGTCGCGCGCACGCGCGCCGAACCGCTCGGCATCACGGTCGACGGCAACGAGATCACCGAGGACACCGCGGCGCTGGTCGTTTCGTGGCCGGATACGTTCGGCGTCTATGGCAACCATGCAGACCTCATCCAGAAAGCCAAGGCCGCGGGCGCGCTGGTGATCTTCGTCGCCGATCCGCTTGCGCTGACCATTTCGGATTCGCCCGCCAAGCTCGGGGCGGACATCGCCTGCGGCTCCATGCAGCGTTTCGGCGTGCCGATGGGTTTTGGCGGCCCGCACGCCGCCTATTGCGCGGTTTCCGAGAAGCTGACGCGGCTGATGCCCGGCCGTCTTGTGGGCCAGTCGGTCGACGCCCACGGGCGTCCCGGCTATCGCCTGGCCCTGCAGACCCGCGAACAGCACATCCGCCGAGACAAGGCCACCTCCAACATCTGCACCGCGCAGGCGCTGCTCGCCAACATGGCGGTGTCATACGCGATCTGGCACGGCCCTGAGGCGCTGAAGGCGATCGCGCGGCAAGTGCACGCGCTTGCGGAGCGTCTCGCCGCGGGCCTGCGCGCGGCCGGCGTGAAAGTCGATGGAAATCACCGTTTCGACACGGTGACCGTGACCGTCAAGGGCAAGGCGAAGGACATCGCGGCCGCGGCGGAAAAGAACGGACGGCTGCTGCGTCTCATCGACGAAGACCGGATCGGCATCAGCTTCGACGAGGCTTCCACCGAAGAGGACCTTCAGGCGGTCGCCGCGCTGTTTGACGCCAAGACGCCCGCCGAGGTCACCAGGACCACTCCCGGCTCGGTGCGCGGCAAGGAGTTCATGACGCAGCCGGTTTTCCACGAGAACCGCTCGGAAACCGACATGATGCGCTTCCTGCGCCGGCTGGCGGACAAGGACCTGGCGCTCGACCGGACCATGATCCCCCTCGGCTCCTGCACCATGAAGCTCAATGCAGCGGCGAAGATGATGCCGGTCAGCTGGCCGAGCATCGCGAACCTCCACCCCTTCTCGCCCAAGGCACATTCGAAGGGCTACAGGTCGATGATTGCCGACCTCGAGGAATGGCTGGGCGAGATCACGGGCTTCGATGCAGTCTCGCTGCAGCCCAATGCCGGCAGCCAGGGCGAGTTCGCCGGCCTGCTCGCCATTCGCCGCTATCACCAGGCGCGTGGCGATGCGGCGCGCGACATCTGCCTGATCCCCTCCTCCGCTCACGGCACCAATCCCGCCAGCGCCGCCATGGCCGGCATGCGGGTCGTCGTGGTCAAGTGCACCGATGCGGGCGATGTCGACGTCGAGGACCTAAAGGCCAAGGCCGCGGAACATGCGGACGACCTTGCCGCCCTGATGATGACCTACCCCTCGACGCACGGCGTGTTCGAGGAAGGTGTCCGCGAGATCTGCAAGGTGATCCATGACCACGGTGGGCAGGTCTATCTCGACGGCGCCAACCTCAACGCCCTGGTCGGTCTGGCCCGGTTGGGCGACCTCGGCGGCGACGTCTGCCACATGAACCTGCACAAGACCTTCTGCATCCCGCACGGAGGCGGCGGTCCGGGCGTCGGCCCGATCGGCGTCAAAAAGCACCTGGCGCCGTACATCCCGGGCCATGAGGCTGAAGGCAGCGACCACGCCGTCTCGGCTGCCCCCTTCGGCAGCGCGTCGATCCTGCCGATCACGTGGATGTACATCCGCATGATGGGCGCAGCGGGCCTCAAGCAGGCGACGGAGATCGCGATCCTCAACGCCAACTACATCGCCACCAAGCTCAGCGCGCACTACCCCGTGCTCTACAGCGGCAAGCAGGGCCGCGTGGCGCATGAGTGCATCCTCGACACACGCGTGTTCAAGGAGCGCGGCGGCATCAGCGTCGAGGACGTCGCCAAGCGCCTGATCGACTACGGCTTCCACGCGCCGACCATGTCGTGGCCGGTCGCCGGCACGCTGATGGTCGAGCCGACGGAATCCGAGCCGAAGCGCGAGCTCGATCGCTTCTGCGACGCGATGATCCTGATCGCCCGCGAGGTCGACCGCGTCGCCAGGGGCGACTGGCCGAAGGAGGACAACCCGCTCGTCAACGCGCCGCATACGGCAGCCGAGGCGCTTGCCGCAGAGTGGAAGCATCCGTACTCGCGCCTGGAGGCGGCCTATCCCGCCGGCGATGGCGTTACCATGGTCAAGTACTGGCCGCCGGTCTCGCGCATCGACAACGTGGCCGGCGACCGCAACCTCGTCTGCGCCTGCCCGCCGATGTCGGATTATCTCGGCGCGGCGGAGTAG
- a CDS encoding AAA family ATPase, whose translation MAGLSTGSIALVSTDKTFVQDTRAAFSSSDKIQLLTIEKPIAELRGEIHDAECGALIIDLDASKLEHIEALQRLVRRLEGRTPIVVVTQEFNAAAVRILVQLQIADFLIKPLTTADLVRSCLRALQGPGRDENRESEISTFMPAAGGVGTTTLALQTAFQLHNSVSRGASTCVVDLNFQQGVCAEYLDLEPRFDITEIENQPERLDRQLLDVMLSKHESGLCVLAAPTRPSDMRTFNTDVVVRMLDLVSAYFDNVVIDMPRTWFPWTETVLLGSNRLYIVAEMTVPCLRHTQRLIQAIYETVGKEVKPNVIVNRFEQKMFENGIKQADVQAILGEHFVGGISNNYKLVREAVDRGVPLQKIDPNANVIADLKKIILPEEVEAQAQKSRSLFAFGRGLLRKTA comes from the coding sequence ATGGCCGGCCTGTCCACAGGGAGCATAGCGCTCGTCTCTACCGACAAGACGTTCGTGCAGGACACGCGCGCCGCGTTCTCGTCGTCCGACAAGATCCAGCTCCTCACCATAGAGAAGCCGATCGCCGAGCTGCGCGGAGAGATCCACGACGCTGAATGCGGGGCATTGATCATCGATCTCGACGCTTCAAAGCTCGAGCACATAGAGGCGCTGCAGCGGCTCGTCCGGAGGCTCGAGGGTCGCACGCCGATCGTCGTCGTCACGCAGGAATTCAATGCCGCGGCGGTGCGCATCCTCGTGCAGCTTCAGATCGCGGATTTCCTGATCAAGCCTCTCACCACCGCCGACCTTGTCCGCTCGTGCCTGCGCGCGCTGCAGGGGCCCGGCCGCGACGAGAACAGGGAATCCGAGATTTCCACCTTCATGCCGGCGGCCGGCGGCGTCGGCACCACGACGCTGGCGCTCCAGACGGCGTTTCAGCTGCACAATTCCGTCTCGCGCGGCGCATCGACCTGCGTCGTCGACCTGAACTTCCAGCAGGGCGTCTGCGCCGAATATCTCGATCTGGAGCCGCGCTTCGACATCACCGAGATCGAGAACCAGCCGGAGCGGCTGGACCGGCAGTTGCTGGACGTCATGCTCTCCAAGCACGAGAGCGGGCTCTGCGTTCTTGCTGCGCCGACAAGGCCGTCGGACATGCGCACGTTCAACACCGACGTGGTGGTGCGCATGCTCGACCTTGTTTCCGCCTATTTCGACAACGTCGTCATCGACATGCCGCGCACCTGGTTCCCGTGGACGGAGACCGTGTTGCTCGGCTCGAACAGGCTCTACATCGTCGCCGAAATGACGGTGCCCTGCCTCAGGCACACCCAGCGCCTGATCCAGGCGATCTACGAAACGGTGGGCAAGGAAGTAAAACCCAACGTCATCGTCAATCGCTTCGAGCAGAAGATGTTCGAGAACGGCATCAAGCAGGCGGATGTTCAGGCCATTCTCGGCGAGCACTTCGTGGGCGGCATTTCGAACAACTACAAGCTTGTTCGCGAGGCGGTGGACCGCGGCGTGCCGCTGCAGAAGATCGACCCGAACGCGAACGTGATCGCCGACCTGAAAAAGATCATCCTGCCCGAGGAAGTCGAAGCGCAGGCGCAGAAGTCTCGTTCGCTCTTCGCCTTCGGGCGCGGCCTGCTGAGGAAGACCGCATGA
- a CDS encoding CpaF family protein has protein sequence MMSRFSTLQKRAVAPAHAPEPAAAPPVVIPSTRQAAPRPETPGNAKTNRVLDARDRIHRMLIEEINLIALERLPKDEMRRQVHDFVSEKIREERMAINVAELDSLVDDIVDEMVGLGPLEPLLKDPDIADILINGHRSCFIEKKGKLTQVQIPFKDEAHLLRIINKIVAAVGRRVDESQPMVDARMADGSRFNAAIRPIGVDGPLVSIRKFSKHKLGLNQLVEFGALTQNMAEVLAAAVHARKTTIISGGTGTGKTTMLNALSAFIPEDERLITIEDAAELQLQQPHVARMETRPANVEGQGELKQRDLVKNALRMRPDRVILGECRGEEAFDMLQAMNTGHEGSMATIHANTPRDAIARLEQMLGMTGMPMTVQSIRSQISSALDIIVQLTRLSDGKRKVTSVAEVTGMEGDVIQMQEIFRFVRTGMEADGKILGYFEATGLRPRFLEDLRAMGIEFPGKYFEPGKP, from the coding sequence ATGATGTCGCGTTTCTCCACCTTGCAGAAGCGGGCTGTCGCGCCGGCGCACGCGCCGGAACCGGCCGCCGCGCCGCCGGTGGTCATCCCGTCGACGCGCCAGGCCGCGCCGAGGCCGGAGACGCCAGGCAACGCCAAGACGAACCGCGTGCTCGATGCACGCGACCGCATCCACCGCATGCTGATCGAGGAGATCAACCTCATTGCGCTGGAGCGCCTGCCCAAGGACGAGATGCGCAGACAGGTCCATGACTTCGTATCGGAGAAGATCCGCGAGGAGCGGATGGCCATCAACGTCGCGGAGCTCGACTCGCTGGTCGATGACATCGTCGACGAGATGGTGGGATTGGGCCCGCTGGAGCCGTTGCTCAAGGACCCGGACATCGCCGACATTCTCATCAACGGCCACCGCAGCTGCTTTATCGAGAAGAAGGGCAAGCTGACGCAGGTGCAGATTCCCTTCAAGGACGAGGCGCATCTGCTGCGCATCATCAACAAGATCGTCGCCGCGGTCGGCCGCCGCGTGGACGAATCGCAGCCCATGGTCGACGCGCGCATGGCGGACGGCTCGCGCTTCAACGCCGCCATCCGCCCGATCGGCGTCGACGGGCCGCTGGTCTCCATCCGAAAGTTCTCCAAGCACAAGCTCGGCCTCAACCAGTTGGTGGAATTCGGAGCCCTGACGCAGAACATGGCCGAGGTGCTGGCGGCAGCCGTTCATGCCCGCAAGACAACCATCATCTCGGGCGGCACGGGCACCGGCAAGACCACGATGCTGAACGCGCTCTCGGCCTTCATTCCCGAGGACGAGCGGCTCATCACCATCGAGGATGCGGCGGAACTGCAGCTTCAGCAGCCGCACGTGGCCCGCATGGAGACGCGTCCCGCCAATGTGGAGGGGCAGGGCGAACTCAAGCAGCGCGACCTGGTCAAGAACGCGCTGCGCATGCGCCCCGACCGCGTCATCCTCGGCGAATGCCGCGGCGAGGAGGCCTTCGATATGCTCCAGGCCATGAACACCGGCCATGAGGGCTCCATGGCGACCATTCACGCGAACACGCCGCGCGACGCGATCGCCCGCCTCGAGCAGATGCTCGGCATGACCGGAATGCCGATGACTGTGCAGTCGATCCGCAGCCAGATCTCCAGCGCGCTCGACATCATCGTCCAGCTGACGCGCCTCTCGGACGGCAAGCGCAAGGTGACCAGCGTCGCCGAGGTGACCGGCATGGAGGGCGACGTCATCCAGATGCAGGAGATCTTCCGCTTCGTCCGTACCGGCATGGAGGCCGACGGAAAGATCCTCGGGTACTTTGAAGCCACCGGCCTGCGCCCGCGGTTCCTGGAGGACCTGCGCGCCATGGGTATCGAGTTCCCAGGCAAGTATTTCGAACCGGGCAAGCCGTAG
- a CDS encoding type II and III secretion system protein family protein codes for MGGFCRTLTAPTVRNRLVALVAAVMLVAGGLAPASAADGVIRISSTKPASVKIARGKPRTIKTDVPFYEIVIGDPEIANVNPLTDRSFYVLGNNLGTTGIALFDQNKQLVGTVDVEVTLDTERLASTIRDTVPGADIKVKSANGRLVLSGEAQDAVAAEKAQKIASEFSGEENVINSVNISSSQQVQLNVRFVEVNRDVARELGTKITAAYAGHNGGVIINSDPKGPVSPTPAGQIIGGLISGGWSIDVAIKALEDRGVARRLAEPNLIARSGEKASFLAGGEFPIPVSEEDNRVTVTYKKFGISLDFMPTVLSDGLISLDIEPEVSSVDPSSSYQVGNISIPGFIVRRASTSVDLKSGQSFMVAGLLQSENHLGNQRVPGLGQMPVLGALFSSKAYERRETELVMIVTPYLVKPIDPSRRAVTPADQLAPANDADFFLGNVEEVKVSEANRAVAAANRRAAAPTSGHFLELAEQ; via the coding sequence ATGGGCGGGTTTTGCAGGACGTTGACGGCGCCGACCGTACGCAACAGGCTTGTTGCGCTCGTAGCGGCGGTTATGCTCGTCGCAGGCGGGCTCGCGCCGGCGTCGGCGGCGGACGGTGTGATCCGCATTTCGTCGACCAAGCCAGCGTCGGTGAAGATCGCTAGGGGCAAGCCGCGTACGATCAAGACCGATGTGCCGTTCTACGAGATCGTCATCGGCGATCCCGAGATCGCGAACGTCAACCCGTTGACCGACCGCTCCTTCTACGTACTCGGCAACAACCTGGGCACGACCGGCATCGCGCTATTCGACCAGAACAAGCAGTTGGTCGGCACGGTGGACGTCGAGGTGACGCTGGACACGGAGCGGCTGGCGAGCACCATCCGCGACACCGTGCCAGGCGCCGATATCAAGGTGAAGTCCGCCAATGGGCGGCTCGTGCTGTCCGGCGAGGCGCAGGATGCCGTGGCTGCCGAGAAGGCGCAGAAAATCGCTTCGGAATTCTCCGGTGAGGAGAACGTCATCAACTCCGTCAATATCTCCTCGTCGCAGCAGGTCCAGCTGAACGTGCGCTTCGTCGAGGTCAACCGGGACGTCGCCCGCGAACTCGGCACCAAGATCACGGCCGCGTATGCGGGGCACAACGGCGGCGTCATCATCAATTCGGATCCGAAGGGCCCGGTGTCACCGACACCCGCCGGGCAGATAATCGGCGGCCTGATCTCGGGCGGTTGGTCGATCGACGTTGCGATCAAGGCGCTGGAGGATCGTGGCGTCGCCCGGCGTCTGGCCGAACCGAACCTGATCGCGCGCTCCGGCGAAAAGGCGAGCTTCCTCGCCGGCGGCGAGTTCCCGATTCCGGTGTCGGAAGAGGACAACCGGGTCACCGTCACCTACAAGAAGTTCGGCATCAGCCTCGATTTCATGCCGACAGTGCTGAGTGACGGACTGATCAGCCTCGACATCGAGCCGGAGGTGTCGTCGGTCGATCCGTCCTCTTCGTACCAGGTCGGCAACATCTCCATTCCGGGCTTCATCGTGCGCCGCGCCAGCACCTCGGTCGACCTGAAGAGCGGCCAGAGCTTCATGGTCGCCGGTCTTCTGCAGAGCGAGAACCATCTCGGCAACCAGCGGGTGCCCGGTCTAGGCCAGATGCCGGTTCTTGGGGCCCTGTTCTCCTCGAAGGCCTATGAGCGGCGCGAGACCGAGCTGGTGATGATCGTGACGCCGTATCTGGTGAAGCCGATCGACCCCTCGAGGCGGGCCGTCACGCCCGCCGATCAGCTGGCTCCGGCCAACGATGCGGACTTCTTCCTCGGCAATGTCGAGGAGGTGAAGGTCTCCGAGGCCAACCGCGCCGTTGCGGCAGCGAACCGGCGGGCGGCTGCGCCTACGTCCGGTCACTTCCTCGAACTCGCGGAGCAATGA
- a CDS encoding addiction module antidote protein: protein MALKTERWDVVEYLDDDDAIAAYLDAVLEEGDPQLLAAAIGDVARARGMTDIARSANLSRESLYKALSGTGNPEFSTIMKVLQAMGLRISIRPVGPTPDADASAEAHHSGKSS, encoded by the coding sequence ATGGCATTGAAAACGGAACGCTGGGATGTCGTTGAGTATCTGGACGACGACGACGCGATTGCCGCATATCTGGACGCCGTTTTGGAGGAAGGCGATCCTCAGCTTCTCGCCGCCGCGATCGGCGACGTTGCGCGGGCGCGCGGAATGACCGACATCGCAAGGAGCGCCAATCTTTCGCGAGAAAGTCTCTACAAAGCTCTGAGCGGAACGGGGAATCCCGAGTTCTCAACCATCATGAAGGTGCTTCAAGCGATGGGCCTTCGTATTTCCATCCGCCCGGTCGGCCCCACGCCAGATGCCGATGCCTCCGCTGAAGCGCACCATTCCGGAAAGTCCAGCTAG
- a CDS encoding tetratricopeptide repeat protein, with the protein MRKIFSALVAAAAVAFLSACTTSGVDTTETTSIRHTARDISATDLDKGKAQFRDANYGLAEKHFRKAVELRASNAEAWMGLAASYDELGRFDFADRAYDQLLKVAGRKPQVINNMGYSQLLRGNRTKAKELLLEARSGMSDTTVVDANLALLAKS; encoded by the coding sequence ATGCGCAAGATCTTTTCGGCCCTAGTGGCAGCGGCTGCGGTCGCCTTCTTGTCGGCCTGTACGACGAGCGGGGTCGACACGACCGAAACGACCTCGATCAGGCACACCGCCAGGGACATCAGCGCCACCGACCTCGACAAGGGCAAGGCGCAGTTCCGCGACGCCAACTACGGCCTGGCCGAGAAGCATTTCCGCAAGGCTGTCGAATTGCGCGCGTCGAATGCCGAGGCGTGGATGGGGCTGGCGGCCTCCTATGACGAACTCGGACGCTTCGACTTTGCCGACCGCGCCTACGATCAACTTCTGAAAGTCGCCGGCCGCAAGCCGCAGGTCATCAACAACATGGGCTATTCCCAGCTGCTGCGCGGCAACAGGACCAAGGCCAAGGAACTGTTGCTCGAAGCCCGCAGCGGCATGTCTGACACCACCGTCGTCGACGCCAACCTTGCCCTCCTGGCAAAGAGTTGA